In bacterium, the following are encoded in one genomic region:
- a CDS encoding glycosyltransferase family 2 protein, translated as MGTNGYNTQNTQKSNFLSVKKLSNLTVIIPAYNEEKSIADTIMSLKNQTVPPDEIIVVDDCSTDNTFEVALELGVTVIRPPYNTGSKAGAQNYALKDVTTQFTMAIDADTILESDAVEKMLNALKASNAAAVCGFVLPRYVKTVWERGRYIEYLFAFSFYKQIQDYYEKPLISSGCFSAYRTDILKQNGGWSNRTLAEDVDLTWSFYELGRKVVFVPEAFAYPIEPHNFSLMKKQLKRWSHGFIQNVCVHWSKIARIRYLRLLIAIAMWDGIFASVAYLLLLPLLAILFANPLFLFGYVIDAPAVLIPALLHMRSKKEGGLILTSISSFFVLRTINSIFMLEAMWSELILRRRFAMYEKGH; from the coding sequence ATGGGCACAAATGGATATAATACCCAAAACACTCAAAAAAGCAATTTCCTATCAGTAAAAAAATTGAGTAACTTGACTGTCATAATCCCGGCATACAATGAAGAAAAGAGCATAGCCGATACAATAATGAGTTTAAAGAATCAAACAGTTCCCCCTGATGAAATTATAGTGGTGGATGACTGTTCTACTGATAATACTTTTGAAGTAGCACTTGAACTTGGAGTTACAGTTATCAGGCCGCCATATAACACTGGCTCAAAGGCAGGTGCCCAGAACTACGCTTTAAAGGATGTAACTACCCAATTCACTATGGCCATTGACGCTGATACTATTTTGGAGTCTGATGCAGTGGAGAAAATGCTGAATGCCCTTAAGGCAAGTAATGCTGCGGCAGTCTGCGGTTTTGTGCTCCCTCGTTATGTAAAGACGGTCTGGGAACGCGGCCGTTATATTGAATATCTCTTTGCTTTTTCCTTTTATAAGCAGATACAGGATTATTATGAAAAACCCCTCATTTCCTCCGGTTGTTTTTCTGCCTACAGAACAGATATTTTAAAGCAAAACGGAGGCTGGTCTAATAGGACTCTGGCAGAAGATGTGGATTTGACATGGAGTTTTTACGAATTAGGCCGCAAAGTAGTATTTGTTCCTGAGGCGTTTGCCTATCCTATTGAACCCCATAATTTTTCACTTATGAAAAAACAACTAAAACGCTGGTCACACGGTTTTATACAAAATGTGTGCGTGCATTGGAGCAAAATAGCAAGGATTCGCTACCTGCGTCTACTTATTGCCATAGCTATGTGGGATGGAATTTTTGCATCGGTGGCCTATCTTCTGCTTTTGCCTTTATTGGCTATTTTATTTGCAAACCCTCTTTTTCTTTTTGGGTATGTAATTGATGCACCGGCAGTCTTGATACCGGCACTTTTACACATGCGCAGTAAGAAAGAAGGGGGGTTGATTTTAACAAGCATTTCCTCATTTTTCGTCCTGCGCACTATTAACAGTATTTTTATGTTAGAGGCAATGTGGAGTGAATTAATATTGAGGCGGCGTTTTGCCATGTATGAGAAAGGACACTAA
- the lexA gene encoding transcriptional repressor LexA — protein sequence MCIIIIGGDEHAKGIKLTEKQQQVLDFCLENIQRCGYPPTVREIQSHLGLKSPCAPFAHLKSLQEKSYLRKVPTKPRAIELLVEHKRQRLEDEYVKVPKVGRIQTGLPLLALENIEGEIILGKDLVSNTKCFALKVEGNSMIEAGILSGDYVIVRRQKIADNGDIVVALVGGDATVKYYYRESTSLVRLEPANSKMEPILVSAEDIKIAGKVIGLYRRF from the coding sequence ATATGTATTATAATAATTGGAGGTGATGAGCATGCCAAAGGAATTAAATTAACCGAAAAACAACAACAGGTATTAGACTTTTGTCTGGAGAATATCCAGAGATGTGGTTACCCACCTACGGTAAGGGAGATACAGAGTCATTTGGGACTAAAATCTCCTTGTGCACCTTTTGCCCATCTCAAGTCGTTACAAGAGAAAAGCTATCTGAGGAAGGTCCCAACCAAACCCAGGGCTATAGAATTGTTGGTTGAGCATAAAAGACAGAGATTAGAAGATGAGTATGTGAAGGTTCCAAAAGTAGGAAGGATTCAGACAGGGCTACCATTACTGGCTTTGGAGAATATTGAGGGTGAGATTATCTTAGGTAAAGATTTAGTCAGCAATACTAAGTGTTTTGCACTTAAGGTAGAAGGGAATAGTATGATTGAAGCAGGGATTTTGTCAGGGGATTATGTGATTGTTAGAAGGCAAAAAATAGCCGATAATGGGGATATAGTTGTAGCACTTGTGGGAGGAGATGCTACAGTGAAATATTATTATCGTGAAAGCACATCATTGGTGAGATTAGAGCCAGCGAATTCTAAGATGGAACCAATACTGGTATCTGCAGAGGATATAAAGATTGCGGGGAAAGTCATTGGTTTGTATAGAAGATTTTAG